Proteins encoded by one window of Clostridium bornimense:
- a CDS encoding recombinase family protein, which produces MNKSITVIPARKRVGNTVNKEVKPKLRVAAYCRVSTDSDEQATSYDAQVEHYTNFIQKNEEWEFAGIFADDGISGTNTKKREEFNRMISECMEGHIDMIITKSISRFARNTLDCLRYIRQLKEKNIPVFFEKENINTMDSKGEVLLTIMASLAQQESESLSKNVKMGMQFRFQNGEVQVNHNRFMGYTKDEDGHLIIEPAEAEIVKRIYREYLQGASLKQIGDGLMEDGILTGAGKPKWRPESVKKILKNEKYIGDALLQKTYTVDVLTKKRVKNNGIVPQYYVENSHEAIIPRDIYMQVQEEMLRRANLHSGANRKKRVYSSKYALSSIVYCSKCGDIYRRIAWNNRGKHSTVWRCVNRVEHGPDCCDAPTVQESELQNAVVKAINMALGGKDDMLAVLEENIAMVLALEDENSMESIDAKLEEQQQELLRRANSKLDYEDLADNIDNLREQKLNVMADSAEREALKQRISEMQQFLAEQTGQIEAYDETLVRRMIEKITVHQDKFTVEFKSGMSVDAER; this is translated from the coding sequence GTGAATAAGAGTATAACAGTTATCCCAGCACGAAAGCGTGTGGGAAATACAGTAAACAAAGAAGTAAAGCCGAAGCTCAGGGTCGCAGCGTACTGCCGTGTCAGTACCGACAGCGATGAGCAGGCTACCAGTTATGATGCACAGGTGGAGCATTACACCAATTTTATACAGAAAAATGAGGAATGGGAGTTTGCCGGTATATTTGCTGATGATGGTATATCCGGCACCAATACCAAAAAGCGTGAGGAGTTCAACCGCATGATTTCTGAATGTATGGAAGGTCATATTGATATGATCATTACAAAGTCCATCAGCAGATTTGCCCGTAATACCCTTGACTGCCTTCGATATATAAGACAATTAAAGGAAAAGAATATTCCTGTATTTTTTGAGAAGGAAAATATCAACACTATGGATTCCAAGGGCGAGGTTCTGCTGACCATCATGGCCAGCCTTGCACAGCAGGAATCAGAATCCTTAAGCAAGAATGTAAAGATGGGGATGCAATTCCGATTCCAGAATGGCGAGGTGCAGGTCAATCATAATCGATTTATGGGATATACAAAAGACGAAGATGGACATCTCATCATAGAGCCTGCCGAGGCAGAAATCGTCAAACGAATTTATCGTGAATACTTGCAGGGGGCAAGTTTAAAGCAAATCGGAGACGGATTGATGGAGGATGGAATTTTAACGGGTGCAGGAAAACCAAAGTGGCGTCCGGAATCAGTGAAGAAAATTCTGAAAAACGAGAAGTATATCGGTGATGCCCTTCTGCAAAAGACCTATACCGTAGATGTTCTTACCAAAAAGCGAGTAAAAAATAACGGCATCGTTCCACAGTATTATGTAGAGAACAGCCACGAAGCGATTATCCCTCGTGACATTTATATGCAGGTGCAGGAAGAGATGCTCAGACGAGCCAATCTTCACAGTGGAGCGAATCGGAAGAAACGGGTTTACAGCAGCAAATATGCACTTTCCAGCATTGTGTATTGTTCAAAATGCGGAGACATTTATCGCAGGATTGCTTGGAACAACCGTGGAAAACACTCCACGGTGTGGCGATGCGTAAACCGTGTGGAGCATGGTCCCGACTGCTGTGATGCACCAACCGTGCAGGAATCGGAATTGCAGAATGCTGTGGTAAAGGCAATCAATATGGCACTCGGCGGAAAGGATGATATGCTTGCCGTTTTGGAAGAGAATATAGCAATGGTGCTTGCATTGGAAGATGAAAATTCAATGGAAAGTATCGATGCCAAACTGGAAGAACAACAGCAGGAACTTCTTAGGCGAGCCAATTCAAAGTTGGATTACGAAGATCTTGCTGATAATATAGACAATCTTCGGGAGCAAAAACTTAATGTTATGGCAGATAGTGCAGAACGAGAAGCCTTGAAGCAACGCATTTCTGAGATGCAACAGTTCCTTGCCGAGCAGACAGGACAGATTGAAGCATACGATGAAACCTTGGTTAGACGAATGATTGAAAAAATAACGGTTCATCAGGATAAATTCACGGTTGAGTTTAAATCCGGCATGAGCGTGGATGCGGAGAGATAA
- a CDS encoding glycosyl hydrolase family 18 protein, producing MRDKLKGKRIMVWTFMGNARMYEALRNYGDRIDTIGLFSFKVDRTGTITESGVTISSMMTYINKWPHIRWLLTVANDGANSIFKALRDNTNGAQDKFCSELVRIMEKYPWCNGVDIDLEKGDDYSTHAASTAMFKHIYETVKAYDSTKEMNICLPGMTSVNGSVGGENWCVYGDLDKYCDTASIMSYGMAWAGSAPGPVSPRSWLEGIYDYATKVMNPDKVFLGMPAYGWNWQIYDTPENLGKYYRGTSNTYYAAKYWMQGIYNFTDDAPPQPFIPIVSYWDDYDMGPWALPHVYDYMEGRDATDYSYPLMTETYNRRRYLTAYAKQQHTKFGDIIIDHDAEPDSYGGVVSVSKTLVTLGDEGTATYKFKIHEAGTYDVAVRLCYPFWDKNSIYASLDGDTVHFSESRLWWPYWRTTFWATLAKGVSLSAGEHTLTISVGVNGVQFYGFRVCTNFSEEPTAGEAEYTLAPRKFKDVNGDMVGPATGFKLTLEMLRRKPDSALVWYEDFRDEEKIPESYWTVLSGEWDVWQDPDSTANRPYSQLEGYGQLAWNYGSFSDIHLRAQIIFPEDGGGKAGIFLGSLFCCYNYDSQRVELYEGSTLKGSYATSFSKTAKADLRSNPNVYTIEMRKRGSKVRVYSSASNTLRFTATVSDVSGYAGIRSDNKVNCQLLRLGDAWTYEPYERFDVVMPDGTETSYGRIERSNCTWDEEFQVFTLTSDVEESSTRDESISLDYEFYHSHVMALECGNDYTAKIIPRDINIWISRLFLGDSDGFSILYYQDVDSLIYWANQAAYRWKLRGMCMWSLGQEDMRIWEWLPKQTE from the coding sequence TTGAGGGATAAACTCAAAGGCAAACGCATTATGGTGTGGACATTCATGGGTAATGCCCGTATGTATGAAGCACTCCGTAATTACGGTGACCGCATTGATACCATCGGTCTGTTTTCTTTTAAGGTAGACAGGACAGGAACAATTACGGAAAGTGGTGTAACCATTAGCAGTATGATGACCTATATCAATAAATGGCCACACATTCGATGGTTGCTTACCGTTGCAAATGATGGAGCTAATTCTATTTTCAAGGCACTTCGTGATAATACAAACGGTGCACAGGATAAATTCTGCTCGGAACTTGTCCGTATTATGGAAAAGTACCCGTGGTGTAATGGTGTGGATATTGACCTTGAAAAGGGTGATGATTATTCCACTCACGCAGCGTCCACAGCTATGTTCAAGCATATTTATGAAACCGTAAAAGCATACGATTCCACCAAGGAGATGAATATCTGCCTGCCGGGTATGACCTCGGTTAATGGCTCAGTCGGTGGAGAAAACTGGTGCGTATATGGGGATTTGGATAAATATTGCGATACGGCATCCATCATGAGCTATGGTATGGCATGGGCGGGTTCTGCACCTGGCCCTGTTTCTCCGAGAAGTTGGCTTGAGGGCATTTACGATTATGCAACAAAAGTGATGAACCCCGACAAGGTATTCCTTGGTATGCCTGCCTATGGTTGGAACTGGCAGATATATGATACACCGGAGAACCTGGGCAAATATTACCGTGGTACATCCAACACTTATTATGCAGCGAAATACTGGATGCAGGGCATTTACAATTTTACCGATGATGCACCTCCGCAGCCATTCATTCCGATAGTTTCTTATTGGGACGATTACGATATGGGACCGTGGGCATTGCCTCACGTGTACGATTATATGGAAGGAAGAGATGCAACGGATTATTCTTATCCGCTAATGACTGAAACCTATAACCGCAGACGATATCTGACCGCTTATGCAAAACAGCAGCATACCAAATTCGGAGATATCATCATTGACCACGATGCCGAGCCGGACAGCTACGGCGGTGTGGTTTCGGTATCGAAAACACTGGTCACTTTGGGTGATGAGGGTACAGCTACCTACAAATTTAAGATTCATGAGGCAGGAACTTATGATGTAGCGGTTCGTTTGTGTTACCCGTTCTGGGATAAAAACAGCATCTACGCATCACTGGATGGTGACACCGTGCATTTTTCGGAAAGCCGTCTGTGGTGGCCGTATTGGAGAACTACCTTCTGGGCGACACTTGCCAAGGGAGTGAGCCTTTCTGCGGGAGAGCATACGCTGACCATTTCTGTCGGTGTAAACGGTGTGCAGTTTTATGGTTTCCGTGTATGTACCAATTTTTCTGAAGAACCTACGGCGGGAGAAGCGGAATACACCCTTGCTCCACGAAAGTTCAAAGACGTGAACGGAGATATGGTGGGTCCTGCGACAGGGTTCAAGCTGACACTTGAGATGCTCCGCCGAAAGCCTGACTCGGCTCTTGTGTGGTATGAGGACTTCCGTGATGAAGAAAAAATACCGGAAAGCTACTGGACGGTTCTCTCCGGTGAGTGGGATGTATGGCAAGACCCGGACAGCACGGCAAACCGACCGTATTCACAGCTTGAGGGTTACGGTCAGCTTGCGTGGAATTACGGTAGTTTTTCGGATATTCATCTGAGGGCGCAGATTATCTTCCCGGAAGATGGTGGAGGCAAAGCGGGAATTTTCCTTGGCTCATTATTCTGCTGTTATAACTATGACAGTCAGCGTGTTGAGTTGTATGAGGGTTCTACGCTGAAAGGTAGTTATGCCACCAGTTTTTCCAAAACAGCAAAGGCAGACCTTCGCAGCAACCCGAATGTTTATACCATTGAAATGCGTAAGCGTGGCAGTAAGGTGCGTGTATATTCCTCTGCATCCAACACACTGCGATTTACGGCAACGGTCAGTGATGTCAGCGGTTATGCAGGCATACGCTCCGATAACAAGGTAAACTGTCAGTTGCTCCGATTGGGTGATGCCTGGACGTATGAACCGTATGAGAGGTTCGATGTGGTAATGCCGGATGGAACGGAAACTTCCTATGGCAGGATTGAGCGAAGCAACTGTACATGGGATGAGGAGTTCCAGGTATTCACGCTGACTTCCGATGTGGAGGAATCGTCCACAAGGGATGAAAGTATCTCCCTGGACTATGAGTTCTACCATTCCCATGTGATGGCTTTGGAGTGTGGCAATGACTACACGGCAAAAATCATCCCAAGGGATATCAATATATGGATTTCCAGACTGTTCCTTGGGGATTCAGACGGCTTTTCTATTCTGTATTATCAGGATGTGGACAGCCTGATCTATTGGGCGAACCAGGCAGCATACCGATGGAAACTGCGAGGGATGTGTATGTGGTCCCTTGGGCAGGAGGATATGCGTATCTGGGAATGGCTGCCCAAGCAAACTGAATAA
- a CDS encoding winged helix-turn-helix domain-containing protein, protein MGHKNYYFPEKNVLKEATIEAIKELGGTATTQQINTKVAELLKLSEEILTLEDESGIGTMYEYRMRWIRTELKGKILNPKRGIWVLPEDKE, encoded by the coding sequence ATGGGACATAAAAATTATTATTTTCCGGAAAAAAATGTATTGAAAGAGGCTACTATCGAGGCAATAAAAGAGCTTGGTGGGACTGCAACAACACAACAAATTAATACCAAGGTTGCAGAGTTGCTTAAGTTATCTGAAGAAATATTAACTCTTGAAGACGAGAGTGGTATTGGAACTATGTATGAATATAGAATGCGTTGGATTCGCACAGAATTAAAGGGTAAAATCTTAAACCCAAAGCGTGGAATTTGGGTATTGCCAGAAGATAAAGAATAA
- a CDS encoding phage holin family protein, translating to MKDLWNTIQIIFAAIGGWLGWFLGGFDGLLYALIVFVVVDYITGVMCAVVDKNLSSSVGFKGICRKVLIFAMVGVAHILDANVIGDGSVLRTAVIFFYISNEGVSLLENASHLGLPIPEKMKEILEQLHNRAENTESEGK from the coding sequence ATGAAGGATTTATGGAACACCATTCAAATCATCTTTGCCGCCATCGGTGGTTGGCTCGGCTGGTTTCTCGGTGGGTTTGACGGTCTGCTTTACGCACTGATTGTTTTCGTGGTTGTGGATTATATCACGGGAGTCATGTGTGCTGTGGTGGACAAGAACCTTTCCAGTTCGGTCGGATTTAAGGGCATTTGTCGAAAAGTGTTGATTTTTGCGATGGTCGGCGTGGCACACATCCTGGATGCCAATGTCATCGGTGACGGCAGTGTGCTGAGAACGGCGGTTATTTTCTTCTACATCTCCAATGAAGGTGTCAGCCTTTTGGAAAACGCATCCCATCTTGGTTTGCCGATTCCGGAGAAGATGAAGGAAATCTTGGAGCAACTTCATAACCGTGCAGAAAATACGGAAAGTGAGGGAAAGTAA
- a CDS encoding SHOCT domain-containing protein: MEVQRIENFKIPNAVAHEITQEELQKEYDYYRAQKVLETMFMFGMISVDEFNKISERNRQTFSPYLSEIMP; the protein is encoded by the coding sequence ATGGAAGTACAGAGAATTGAGAATTTTAAGATACCAAATGCCGTTGCACATGAGATTACGCAGGAAGAATTGCAGAAGGAATATGATTATTACAGGGCGCAGAAAGTCTTGGAAACCATGTTTATGTTCGGCATGATTTCCGTGGATGAATTCAACAAAATAAGCGAAAGAAACCGTCAAACTTTCTCTCCATATTTATCTGAGATTATGCCCTAA
- a CDS encoding helix-turn-helix domain-containing protein, with protein sequence MNVSYNKLWKLMIDKNMNKTQLKNEAHLSTNVIAKLGKNEKVSIDTLSKICEVLQCNIGDIVDFVSNDMEA encoded by the coding sequence ATGAACGTCAGTTATAACAAACTCTGGAAATTGATGATTGATAAAAATATGAATAAGACCCAGCTGAAAAATGAAGCCCATTTAAGCACCAATGTAATTGCAAAACTAGGAAAGAACGAGAAAGTATCAATAGATACATTAAGTAAGATATGTGAGGTTTTGCAGTGCAATATTGGGGATATAGTTGATTTTGTTTCAAATGATATGGAGGCTTAG
- a CDS encoding recombinase family protein produces MKRITKIEENKALSVKKKTRVAAYCRVSTASDEQLISLDTQKAHYEDYIKSNVDWDYAGIFYDEGITGTKKECRDGLNSLIDSCEKGLVDLVITKSISRFSRNTTDCLELVRKLIGLKVTVIFEKENINTESMESELMLSILSSLAESESVSISENSKWSIQKRFQNGTYIISYPPYGYENVGGEMIVVPEQAEIVKKIFEYTLAGKSTHAIAKELNDCGVTSKKGGKWTPGAINAIIRNEKFTGDVIFQKTYTDSQFSRHTNDGELNQYLCENHHEPIVSHEIFDKANEVLNQRGREKGNGERTERYQNRYGFSGRIKCGECGGVFKRRIHYKPSGSYIAWCCTQHIEDRNSCSMKYITDDGIKAAFLTMMNKLIFAHQRVLKPLLHSLQGFDDKDRLLQIQEYETKLEKNMEQRQVLTSLMASGLLEPALFSKENNALILEEKHLQEEKKQMINSVSGDRTKIEALETLIKFASGSEMLTEYSDEIFLSYVEGITVLSRKEIVFELKCGLKLKERLVG; encoded by the coding sequence ATGAAAAGGATAACAAAAATTGAAGAAAATAAAGCCTTATCGGTTAAGAAGAAAACCCGCGTTGCTGCCTATTGCAGAGTATCCACGGCAAGCGATGAACAGCTTATCAGTCTTGATACGCAGAAAGCACATTATGAGGATTATATCAAATCCAATGTCGACTGGGATTATGCAGGGATATTTTACGATGAAGGTATCACAGGCACGAAAAAGGAGTGCCGTGACGGTTTGAATTCCCTGATAGATTCTTGCGAAAAAGGGCTTGTGGATTTGGTCATTACAAAGTCCATCAGTCGTTTCAGCCGAAATACCACAGACTGTTTGGAACTGGTAAGAAAGCTGATTGGTCTGAAGGTTACCGTGATTTTCGAGAAAGAGAACATTAACACAGAAAGCATGGAAAGTGAGTTGATGCTTTCTATCTTAAGCAGTCTTGCAGAAAGTGAGTCGGTTTCTATTTCTGAAAACAGCAAATGGTCAATACAGAAACGCTTTCAGAATGGAACCTATATTATTTCCTATCCGCCTTATGGATATGAAAATGTAGGCGGAGAAATGATTGTTGTACCGGAGCAGGCAGAGATTGTAAAAAAGATATTCGAGTATACGCTTGCTGGGAAAAGCACTCATGCCATTGCAAAGGAACTGAATGACTGTGGAGTGACAAGTAAAAAAGGTGGAAAATGGACTCCCGGAGCCATCAATGCGATTATCCGCAATGAAAAATTCACAGGCGATGTGATTTTTCAAAAGACATATACGGACAGCCAATTCAGCCGCCATACCAATGATGGCGAGTTAAATCAATATCTGTGTGAAAATCATCATGAGCCGATTGTAAGCCATGAGATTTTTGACAAGGCAAACGAGGTTCTGAATCAGCGCGGCAGAGAAAAAGGCAATGGAGAGCGAACCGAACGCTATCAGAACCGTTACGGATTCTCAGGCAGAATCAAGTGCGGAGAATGCGGCGGAGTCTTTAAAAGAAGAATCCACTATAAACCGAGTGGAAGTTATATTGCTTGGTGTTGCACCCAACACATTGAGGACAGGAATTCCTGTTCTATGAAGTACATTACGGATGATGGGATAAAAGCAGCATTCCTTACCATGATGAATAAACTGATATTTGCCCATCAGAGGGTACTAAAACCGCTTCTTCACAGCCTGCAGGGATTTGATGATAAGGACAGGCTTTTGCAGATACAAGAATATGAAACAAAGCTGGAAAAGAATATGGAGCAAAGGCAGGTACTGACGAGCCTTATGGCAAGCGGATTGTTAGAGCCGGCACTTTTCAGTAAAGAAAACAATGCTTTGATTTTGGAAGAGAAGCATTTGCAGGAAGAAAAGAAACAAATGATAAATTCCGTCAGCGGTGACAGGACAAAGATTGAAGCCTTGGAGACACTTATAAAATTTGCATCCGGCAGTGAGATGCTGACGGAATATTCGGATGAGATATTCCTTTCCTATGTAGAAGGGATTACAGTGCTTTCCAGAAAAGAAATCGTCTTTGAACTGAAGTGTGGACTGAAATTAAAGGAAAGGTTGGTGGGATAA
- a CDS encoding methyl-accepting chemotaxis protein, with translation MKIKWKIVSASVGIIVLLTLSIVFFTHEEVNSLVFSESSEELQNYSNMGLQLFERAYEGSWSVKEGKLFKGDTQINENYELIDDFTKETQVLATVFQNDTRIATNVQDESGKRMIGTQASAEVIEQVIKQGKPYLGAADILGKSAQTYYVPIMDESGAVIGMWFVGVYTNVVSEKIDNAMIFIILLAGVLLVVGVVVSYLLGNAIAKGIKLIQDRLQLMEEGKFNFQFEDKLLNRKDEVGAIARSSNNMQKKIAEIMRNIQLESENVKGISSQTFKRMEEVHGNIEDISATTEELSAGMEETSASTEEMNASTYEIESEVSNMKDRTLHGENLASEIKQRAGKLKDETGKSHQNAIEIYDRTNVQLRESIKRTGAIEEIKELSQTILQITSQTNLLALNAAIEAARAGEAGKGFAVVADEIRVLAENSKNAVSRINDITYNVSEAVESVVQDSKALLDFVDNQVLNDYKMLIDTSKQYDQDADSVQNVVTEINVIAEQLYETIQQMRQAIDEITTAAGEGAQGTTDIATRVTEIASKTDDVLHQSMENQKSAEKLDEMVGFFQL, from the coding sequence ATGAAAATTAAATGGAAAATTGTATCAGCATCAGTAGGAATTATTGTTTTATTAACATTATCGATCGTATTTTTTACGCATGAAGAAGTAAATAGTCTTGTGTTTAGTGAAAGTAGTGAGGAATTACAGAACTACTCTAATATGGGACTTCAATTATTTGAACGTGCCTATGAGGGAAGCTGGTCAGTAAAAGAAGGCAAACTTTTTAAGGGTGACACACAGATTAACGAAAATTATGAGTTGATTGATGATTTTACAAAGGAAACTCAGGTTCTGGCTACGGTATTTCAGAATGATACGAGAATTGCAACCAATGTACAGGATGAAAGTGGAAAGCGTATGATTGGAACACAGGCTTCTGCGGAAGTAATTGAGCAGGTTATCAAACAAGGAAAACCTTATTTAGGTGCTGCAGATATTTTAGGTAAGTCTGCACAAACATATTATGTTCCCATTATGGATGAGAGTGGAGCTGTTATTGGAATGTGGTTTGTGGGAGTATATACGAATGTGGTGTCTGAAAAGATTGATAATGCAATGATATTTATTATTTTATTGGCAGGAGTTCTTCTGGTTGTGGGAGTTGTTGTTTCTTATTTATTAGGGAATGCGATTGCCAAAGGCATTAAACTAATTCAGGACAGATTGCAGCTTATGGAAGAAGGGAAATTTAATTTTCAGTTTGAAGATAAATTGCTCAATCGAAAAGATGAGGTTGGAGCAATTGCACGTTCCTCTAATAATATGCAGAAAAAAATAGCGGAAATTATGAGAAATATCCAGCTTGAATCTGAAAATGTAAAAGGAATTTCAAGCCAGACGTTTAAGAGAATGGAAGAAGTTCACGGAAATATTGAAGATATCTCAGCAACTACAGAAGAATTATCAGCCGGAATGGAAGAAACTTCAGCATCAACGGAAGAAATGAATGCATCTACTTATGAAATTGAATCAGAAGTTTCTAACATGAAGGATCGAACATTACATGGGGAAAATCTGGCATCTGAGATTAAACAGCGTGCAGGCAAACTTAAGGATGAGACAGGAAAATCACATCAGAATGCAATTGAGATTTATGATAGAACAAATGTACAGCTGAGAGAATCGATTAAGAGAACGGGAGCAATAGAAGAAATCAAGGAACTTTCACAGACGATCCTACAGATTACGAGTCAAACGAATCTGCTAGCCCTAAATGCTGCAATTGAAGCAGCAAGAGCTGGTGAAGCGGGAAAAGGATTTGCAGTGGTTGCAGATGAGATCCGAGTTCTGGCTGAAAATTCTAAAAATGCGGTATCTAGAATTAATGATATTACATATAATGTATCCGAAGCGGTAGAGAGTGTAGTGCAGGATTCTAAAGCACTTCTTGATTTTGTAGATAATCAGGTCCTAAATGATTATAAAATGTTAATAGATACTAGCAAGCAATATGATCAGGATGCTGACTCAGTTCAGAATGTTGTAACCGAGATAAATGTAATTGCAGAGCAGTTATATGAGACGATTCAGCAAATGAGACAGGCCATTGATGAAATCACAACTGCAGCAGGTGAAGGAGCGCAAGGCACAACTGATATTGCAACAAGAGTAACAGAAATTGCTTCTAAAACGGATGACGTACTGCATCAATCGATGGAAAATCAAAAGAGTGCAGAGAAACTGGATGAAATGGTTGGTTTCTTTCAGCTTTAG
- a CDS encoding recombinase codes for MAHIPYGYKIVNGKAEVDEKQAEVVIKLFDGYIAGLGLKPAAENAGLDIYHGSAGRMLRNTHYLGDEYYPAIIDRKRFDKAEEIRISRASSLGRVRELQAAQKPVADTRFTMPSAERKFADPFSQAEYAYSLIESEVAMSE; via the coding sequence ATGGCACATATACCCTACGGATATAAGATTGTAAATGGAAAAGCAGAGGTTGATGAAAAACAGGCTGAGGTAGTCATAAAGCTGTTTGATGGCTACATTGCAGGACTTGGATTAAAGCCTGCGGCAGAGAATGCGGGTCTTGATATTTATCATGGCAGTGCAGGGAGAATGCTAAGAAACACGCATTACCTTGGCGATGAATATTATCCTGCCATTATCGACAGAAAGCGTTTTGATAAGGCGGAAGAAATCCGAATATCGAGAGCATCTTCCTTGGGCAGGGTCAGAGAACTGCAGGCTGCACAAAAGCCTGTGGCGGATACAAGGTTTACCATGCCGTCTGCTGAGAGAAAATTTGCAGATCCATTTTCACAGGCAGAATATGCTTACAGCTTGATTGAAAGTGAGGTGGCGATGAGTGAATAA
- a CDS encoding DUF6339 family protein, with amino-acid sequence MKLYFMKKEALDILKSNLDMIYNMYFTEKDNRWLWKICDGNPFVEFKEIPDFSLAHIDDDSLKGEIEFQNCKLVYKNLSFLTESQACDERLWAGLCHSVFYEYLRKRWDYDKKKPKTQKEAVSNIKSRFFFSGGIRAGLYRNSIAKCWWVGRNTYDATNSNPFEKLDIIGSNDISSKISDIFYSNNFSSNPVILTGVVNALKNFKDEGTQLTLKEHIRPSLQLLNAIGGGVILDCLSEDEITDIVVDNIYGIIQGDNLGVEVDSEDGYADLDDDNEKTEDVSDTLNEDKYIVVGHKVEVLEIETDAHKIISVNYLPGTTNIPPLAKQLLGKIEGDTSFFNGKTYQILKVDIS; translated from the coding sequence ATGAAATTGTATTTTATGAAAAAAGAGGCTTTGGATATACTGAAGTCAAATTTGGATATGATTTACAATATGTATTTCACGGAGAAAGACAATAGATGGCTGTGGAAAATATGTGATGGCAATCCATTTGTTGAATTCAAGGAGATACCGGATTTCTCGCTTGCACATATAGATGATGATAGCTTAAAAGGTGAAATAGAATTTCAAAATTGTAAATTAGTATATAAGAATCTTTCATTTTTAACTGAGTCACAGGCTTGTGATGAAAGATTATGGGCGGGGTTATGCCATTCTGTTTTTTATGAGTACTTGAGAAAAAGATGGGATTATGACAAGAAAAAACCAAAAACGCAAAAAGAAGCAGTTTCCAATATAAAGTCTAGATTCTTTTTTTCCGGAGGAATAAGAGCTGGATTATACAGAAACTCTATAGCTAAATGTTGGTGGGTAGGTAGAAACACTTATGATGCTACTAACAGCAACCCTTTTGAAAAGTTAGATATCATTGGCAGCAACGATATAAGCAGTAAAATTTCAGATATATTTTATAGTAATAATTTTTCTTCTAATCCGGTTATATTAACTGGTGTAGTAAATGCTCTAAAAAACTTTAAAGACGAAGGAACACAACTTACATTGAAAGAGCATATTCGTCCATCATTACAATTATTAAATGCTATAGGCGGCGGAGTAATTCTTGACTGCTTAAGCGAAGATGAGATTACAGATATCGTGGTAGATAATATATATGGTATTATTCAGGGAGATAATCTTGGAGTGGAAGTGGATTCGGAAGATGGTTATGCCGACTTAGATGATGATAATGAAAAGACTGAAGATGTTTCAGATACACTAAATGAAGACAAATATATTGTGGTCGGTCACAAGGTTGAAGTTCTAGAAATTGAAACGGATGCCCATAAAATAATTTCAGTTAATTATCTTCCCGGAACTACGAATATTCCACCATTGGCAAAACAACTATTAGGAAAAATAGAAGGAGATACGTCTTTTTTTAATGGAAAAACATATCAAATTTTAAAGGTGGATATTAGTTGA